One genomic segment of Roseovarius carneus includes these proteins:
- the lgt gene encoding prolipoprotein diacylglyceryl transferase, with translation MLAAIPFPPLSPEIVSFSLFGMEVALRWYAMAYIVGIVLGWRLIVRTVRRSQLWPQDPVMTPGQVEDLLTWVVLGVILGGRLGFVIFYQPGYYLANPSEILMVWQGGMSFHGGLLGVVVVNYLFAWRHGLRPLWVADMMCMVAPIGVMLGRLANFINAELWGRPTDVPWGVIFPGQAAQDCADFVPGLCARHPSQLYEAGLEGLLLGGLLIFLVYMRGALRWPGLISGLFLLGYGASRFFVEFYRQADAQFITQDNPLGYALQFGGAGLSMGQILSLPMIGVGLVVILYARSRPA, from the coding sequence ATGCTGGCAGCCATTCCCTTTCCCCCGCTCTCGCCCGAAATTGTCTCCTTCTCACTTTTTGGGATGGAGGTCGCGCTGCGCTGGTATGCGATGGCCTATATCGTGGGGATCGTTCTGGGCTGGCGGCTGATTGTGCGGACCGTGCGGCGGTCCCAGCTTTGGCCTCAGGATCCGGTGATGACGCCGGGCCAAGTCGAGGATTTGTTGACATGGGTGGTTCTGGGCGTGATCCTTGGCGGGCGGCTCGGCTTTGTGATTTTTTACCAGCCGGGATATTACCTCGCCAACCCGTCTGAGATATTGATGGTGTGGCAGGGCGGCATGTCCTTTCATGGTGGGCTTCTGGGCGTTGTGGTGGTCAATTACCTTTTCGCGTGGCGGCATGGTCTGCGCCCACTCTGGGTCGCTGATATGATGTGTATGGTGGCACCCATCGGGGTGATGCTCGGGCGGCTTGCCAATTTCATCAACGCAGAGCTTTGGGGCCGTCCGACAGATGTGCCATGGGGCGTGATCTTTCCCGGTCAGGCTGCGCAGGATTGCGCAGATTTTGTTCCGGGCCTGTGCGCGCGCCATCCGTCACAACTTTATGAGGCCGGGCTTGAGGGGCTTTTGCTCGGAGGCTTGCTGATTTTCCTTGTCTATATGCGCGGCGCGCTGCGTTGGCCGGGGTTGATCTCGGGGCTGTTTCTCCTCGGCTATGGTGCGTCGCGCTTCTTTGTGGAGTTCTACCGGCAGGCCGATGCGCAGTTCATCACGCAGGACAATCCGCTGGGCTATGCGCTGCAATTTGGCGGGGCGGGGCTCAGCATGGGGCAGATCCTGTCGCTGCCGATGATC
- a CDS encoding accessory factor UbiK family protein: MQSRNKVLDDISQLMTNAMGVAQGAKQEAETAMSSMMDRWLADRDFVTREEFDAVRAMAQKAREENAALMARIEALEGSKKG, from the coding sequence ATGCAAAGCCGCAACAAAGTGCTCGACGATATCTCGCAACTGATGACCAACGCGATGGGCGTAGCGCAAGGCGCCAAGCAAGAGGCCGAGACGGCCATGTCGTCAATGATGGACCGCTGGCTTGCGGATCGTGATTTCGTCACGCGCGAGGAGTTTGATGCCGTGCGCGCGATGGCCCAAAAAGCGCGCGAAGAGAACGCCGCACTGATGGCGCGGATCGAGGCGCTGGAAGGCTCCAAAAAGGGCTGA
- a CDS encoding type III secretion system chaperone family protein, with amino-acid sequence MALSEQYLTDDIHPIDIVEHLAQHNEWDFDRIGDDQIAMAVEGKWRTYSITLAWSGFDETLRMICTFDMDPPADKMPALYNILNDVNDRCWAGAFTYWGEQKLMVYRYGLVLAGGQDASAEQIDTMIGAAVVSAERYYPAFQLVVWGDQEPADALQVAIAEAYGRA; translated from the coding sequence ATGGCACTCTCCGAGCAATATCTCACCGACGACATTCACCCCATTGATATTGTTGAGCATCTTGCCCAGCATAATGAGTGGGATTTCGACCGGATCGGCGATGATCAGATCGCCATGGCGGTCGAGGGCAAATGGCGGACATATTCCATCACACTCGCATGGTCAGGCTTTGACGAAACGCTGCGGATGATCTGCACCTTTGATATGGACCCTCCGGCGGATAAAATGCCCGCGCTCTACAATATTCTCAACGATGTGAATGATCGCTGCTGGGCGGGGGCGTTCACCTATTGGGGCGAGCAAAAACTGATGGTTTACCGCTATGGCCTCGTCCTGGCCGGTGGGCAGGATGCCAGCGCCGAGCAGATCGATACGATGATCGGGGCAGCCGTGGTCAGCGCCGAACGGTACTACCCGGCGTTTCAGCTTGTCGTCTGGGGCGATCAGGAGCCTGCCGACGCACTTCAGGTCGCCATTGCAGAGGCCTACGGGCGGGCGTAA
- the proC gene encoding pyrroline-5-carboxylate reductase, which produces MDMDFVAKRGLVLLGCGKMGSAMLAGWLEGGLPVSSVWVIDPNPSDWLRGTGVHIGGALPEAPAIVLIAVKPQMMGDALPAITRMGGGETLFVSVAAGTSIAAFETALGAQSPIIRAMPNTPAAVGRGITAIIGNAQSSAAQMDLADALLSAVGQVVRLEHEAQMDAVTGVSGSGPAYVFHMIECLARAGEAEGLSPDLAMQLAKATVAGAGALAEAADESPAELRVNVTSPNGTTQAGLEVLMSETAGLPPLIQNTVAAAAKRARELSNG; this is translated from the coding sequence ATGGATATGGATTTTGTGGCCAAACGAGGCCTCGTGCTTCTGGGTTGTGGCAAGATGGGCTCTGCCATGCTCGCCGGTTGGCTGGAGGGCGGGCTGCCTGTGAGCAGCGTCTGGGTGATTGATCCAAACCCGTCGGACTGGTTGCGCGGCACGGGTGTGCACATAGGCGGGGCGCTGCCCGAGGCTCCTGCCATCGTTCTTATCGCCGTAAAGCCGCAGATGATGGGCGATGCCTTGCCCGCGATCACAAGGATGGGCGGCGGTGAAACGCTCTTTGTTTCCGTGGCCGCAGGCACCTCTATTGCCGCCTTCGAGACGGCGCTGGGCGCGCAAAGCCCCATCATCCGCGCCATGCCCAACACCCCCGCCGCCGTGGGGCGCGGAATCACCGCAATCATCGGCAATGCCCAAAGCAGCGCCGCACAGATGGACCTTGCCGACGCACTTCTCAGCGCTGTGGGGCAGGTCGTGCGGCTTGAGCATGAGGCGCAAATGGACGCGGTTACAGGCGTTTCGGGCTCCGGCCCGGCATATGTGTTTCACATGATTGAATGTCTGGCCCGCGCGGGCGAGGCTGAGGGGCTCTCGCCGGATCTCGCCATGCAACTGGCCAAGGCCACAGTGGCGGGCGCAGGCGCGCTGGCAGAGGCGGCGGACGAAAGCCCGGCAGAGCTGCGCGTCAACGTCACCTCACCGAATGGCACAACGCAAGCGGGGCTTGAGGTGTTGATGAGCGAGACTGCGGGCCTGCCGCCGCTCATCCAAAACACCGTGGCGGCAGCCGCGAAAAGAGCACGGGAGCTTTCCAATGGCTGA
- a CDS encoding tRNA-binding protein codes for MAEITFDDFLAVDIRAGRITRAEEFPEARKPAYKLWIDFGPEIGERKSSAQITKHYTPEGLIGTQVMGVVNFPPRQIGPMRSEVLVLGLADANGDIVLIRPDHKVPNGERMQ; via the coding sequence ATGGCTGAGATTACCTTTGACGACTTTCTGGCCGTCGATATCCGCGCGGGCCGCATCACACGGGCCGAGGAATTCCCCGAAGCGCGCAAGCCCGCCTATAAGCTCTGGATTGATTTCGGCCCCGAAATTGGTGAGCGCAAAAGCTCCGCCCAGATCACCAAGCATTACACGCCCGAAGGCCTCATCGGCACCCAAGTGATGGGCGTTGTGAACTTCCCACCCCGCCAGATCGGACCGATGCGCTCGGAGGTTCTGGTGCTGGGCCTCGCCGATGCAAACGGCGATATCGTCCTCATCCGCCCCGATCATAAGGTGCCAAACGGCGAGCGGATGCAGTGA
- a CDS encoding 2-hydroxyacid dehydrogenase, which produces MIRVFLTRPLPEAVITAAEAAFEVEIRDSTAAMKPAEMRAALALYDGVLATLGDTFDVEIFGDAPHRCKVISNFGVGYNHIDATAARACGITVTNTPGAVTDATADIAMTLMLMTARRAGEGERILRAGRWDGWHPTQLLGTHVTGKTAGIIGMGRIGTAIAQRCHYGFGMDVLYTARSDKDVPFPATRMALWDVLSRADITFICVPGGAETYHMIDAAALKQMPTHAHLINIARGDIISEAALIAALQKGMIAGAGLDVYEHEPKVPEALIAMENVTLLPHMGTGALEVRTRIGMLAVENLKTFFETGTGPHLVN; this is translated from the coding sequence GTGATCCGCGTCTTTCTCACCCGCCCCCTGCCCGAGGCCGTGATCACCGCCGCCGAGGCCGCGTTCGAGGTGGAAATCCGCGACAGCACCGCCGCGATGAAACCGGCGGAGATGCGCGCGGCCTTGGCGCTCTATGATGGGGTGCTGGCGACGCTGGGTGATACGTTCGACGTGGAGATTTTCGGAGACGCCCCGCACCGCTGCAAGGTCATTTCCAACTTTGGCGTTGGCTACAATCATATCGACGCCACTGCCGCCCGCGCCTGCGGGATCACCGTGACCAACACGCCCGGCGCCGTCACTGATGCCACCGCCGATATCGCCATGACCCTGATGTTGATGACCGCGCGGCGCGCGGGCGAAGGCGAGCGTATCTTGCGCGCGGGCCGCTGGGACGGCTGGCACCCCACGCAGCTTCTGGGCACGCATGTCACCGGCAAGACCGCCGGGATCATCGGCATGGGGCGCATCGGCACGGCTATTGCGCAGCGCTGTCATTACGGCTTCGGAATGGACGTGCTCTACACCGCGCGCTCGGACAAGGATGTGCCCTTCCCCGCCACCCGGATGGCGCTTTGGGACGTGCTGAGCCGCGCCGATATCACCTTTATCTGCGTGCCCGGCGGGGCCGAGACCTATCACATGATCGACGCCGCCGCCCTGAAGCAGATGCCGACCCACGCCCATCTCATCAACATTGCGCGCGGCGATATCATCAGCGAGGCCGCACTGATCGCGGCCCTGCAAAAGGGAATGATCGCGGGCGCGGGGCTTGATGTCTACGAGCATGAGCCGAAAGTGCCCGAAGCCCTTATTGCCATGGAGAATGTTACCCTCCTTCCCCATATGGGCACAGGCGCGCTGGAGGTGCGCACACGGATCGGGATGCTGGCCGTCGAGAACCTCAAAACCTTCTTCGAGACGGGCACAGGGCCGCACCTGGTCAACTGA
- a CDS encoding beta-ketoacyl-ACP synthase III, whose amino-acid sequence MTPPAITGTGVFTPPQVITNDELVTAFNAYADLFNTRNAAAIDAGELEAKAHSRTDFIIGASGIHQRHVMDKSGILDPEIMHPSFAARADDAPSMMAEMALSACHAALAQAGRRADEVDLIICAASNHERAYPAIAVEIQQLLGAGGFAFDMNVACSSATFGIQAAADMVRAGSAHCAIVVSPEICSAHLEWRDRDCHFIFGDVCTAAVIEPSEAAKGAKFDILSTRCATQFSNNIRNNNGYLRRSRGQMEDRRDMQFMQEGRRVFKEVLPMVSTHIHDHLEDERITADALKRLWLHQANKSMNDFIGRKVLGRTPSAQEQPNILQDYANTSSAGSIIAFSKYSDDLRSGDLGLICSFGAGYSVGSVIVRRAG is encoded by the coding sequence ATGACACCCCCCGCCATCACCGGAACCGGCGTTTTTACCCCGCCGCAGGTCATTACCAATGACGAGTTGGTCACCGCGTTCAATGCCTATGCGGACCTTTTCAACACCCGGAACGCCGCCGCAATCGACGCAGGGGAATTAGAGGCCAAAGCCCATTCCAGAACCGATTTCATCATCGGCGCGTCAGGGATTCATCAGCGTCACGTAATGGACAAGTCCGGCATTCTCGATCCCGAAATCATGCACCCCAGCTTTGCGGCACGCGCTGATGATGCGCCCTCGATGATGGCCGAAATGGCGCTGAGCGCGTGCCACGCAGCGCTGGCTCAGGCCGGGCGGCGGGCCGACGAGGTTGATCTGATCATCTGTGCGGCATCCAACCATGAGCGCGCCTACCCGGCGATTGCCGTGGAAATACAACAGCTTCTGGGCGCGGGTGGCTTTGCGTTTGACATGAATGTCGCCTGCTCCTCGGCCACGTTCGGAATACAAGCGGCGGCCGATATGGTGCGCGCAGGCTCCGCCCACTGCGCCATCGTGGTCAGCCCTGAGATATGCTCAGCCCATCTGGAATGGCGCGACCGCGACTGCCACTTCATCTTCGGGGATGTCTGCACCGCCGCCGTGATCGAGCCGTCAGAGGCCGCCAAGGGCGCAAAATTCGACATTCTCAGCACGCGCTGCGCCACGCAATTTTCCAACAACATCCGCAACAATAACGGATATCTGCGCCGCAGCCGGGGCCAGATGGAGGACCGCCGCGACATGCAGTTCATGCAAGAGGGGCGGCGCGTCTTCAAAGAAGTGCTGCCCATGGTCAGCACCCATATCCACGACCATCTAGAGGACGAACGCATCACGGCGGACGCGCTCAAACGCCTCTGGCTGCACCAAGCGAACAAATCCATGAACGATTTCATTGGCCGCAAAGTGCTTGGCCGCACGCCCAGTGCCCAAGAACAACCAAATATCCTTCAAGACTACGCGAATACCTCCTCGGCAGGCTCCATCATCGCCTTCTCTAAATACTCGGACGACCTGCGCTCGGGCGATCTTGGGCTGATCTGCTCCTTTGGGGCGGGATATTCCGTGGGCTCTGTCATCGTGCGGCGGGCGGGGTGA
- a CDS encoding GlxA family transcriptional regulator, producing MSVLIFDQFSNLCLANCLEPMRAANTVTRSAAFDWSILTPGGAPVTSSSGMQVLPHAALGDMIPCDYLFVHASYGHEALNTAAMRRALSRAARQAGVVVGLDAGPWLMAAAGMLEGRRATLHWDLIEPFGEAFLQVDVQRARVVRDGPVMTCAGAMSALDLMLGLIGDHLGTAGRLDVEDHVMHGRGRAAPDPQGRAPVIRRALAHMRAHVEQPLTLVALAEALSVQPRTLDRRFRAALGAPPGTVYRHLRLSEALKLLESTRLSVSEIAVRCGYESPAALARAMRRRYGRAPSDLRSAF from the coding sequence GTGAGCGTGCTCATTTTCGATCAGTTCTCCAACCTTTGCCTTGCCAATTGTCTTGAGCCGATGCGCGCGGCCAATACGGTAACCCGCAGCGCGGCGTTTGACTGGTCTATCCTGACACCGGGTGGTGCGCCTGTGACCTCGTCCTCGGGAATGCAGGTTCTGCCCCATGCCGCATTGGGGGATATGATCCCCTGCGATTACCTTTTCGTGCACGCAAGCTACGGGCATGAGGCGCTGAACACCGCTGCCATGCGCCGGGCGCTCAGCCGCGCGGCGCGGCAGGCGGGCGTGGTGGTGGGCCTTGATGCGGGCCCGTGGCTTATGGCGGCGGCGGGGATGCTGGAGGGGCGGCGCGCGACGTTGCATTGGGACCTGATCGAGCCGTTTGGCGAGGCTTTCTTGCAGGTCGATGTGCAACGCGCCCGCGTGGTGCGGGACGGGCCGGTGATGACCTGCGCCGGAGCGATGTCGGCGCTGGACCTGATGCTGGGGCTGATCGGGGACCACCTCGGGACGGCGGGGCGGCTCGATGTGGAGGATCATGTGATGCATGGGCGCGGCAGGGCTGCGCCGGACCCTCAAGGGCGCGCGCCGGTGATCCGCCGGGCGCTGGCGCACATGCGCGCGCATGTGGAGCAACCCCTGACGCTCGTCGCTTTGGCCGAGGCGCTATCGGTGCAGCCCCGTACGCTGGACCGCCGCTTTCGTGCCGCTCTGGGCGCGCCGCCGGGTACTGTGTATCGGCATTTGCGTCTGTCGGAGGCGTTGAAGCTGTTGGAGAGCACACGGCTCAGCGTGTCGGAGATTGCTGTGCGCTGCGGCTACGAATCGCCGGCTGCCTTGGCGCGCGCGATGCGCCGCCGCTATGGCCGCGCGCCATCGGATCTGCGCAGCGCGTTTTAA
- a CDS encoding BKACE family enzyme encodes MPLTMNKDVFITCAVTGGGGTQDRSPHVPRSPEQIAESAIAAAKAGAAVVHCHVRDPKTGAPSRDPKLYRELTDRIRAADTDVVLNLTAGMGGDMIFGDPENPLPINEGASDMVGATERMVHVAECLPEMCTLDCGTMNFAEADYVMTNTPGMLTAMGGMMTDLGVRAEIEAFDTGHLWYAKQLVKDGVLEKDALVQLCMGVPWGAPNDLNTFMAMVNNVPDDWTWSAFSLGRDQMPYVAAAVLAGGNVRVGLEDNLMLDRGVLAENHQLVTRSVEIIERLGARIMTPGEVREQLRLTKRAPRG; translated from the coding sequence ATGCCGCTGACCATGAACAAAGATGTCTTCATCACCTGCGCCGTCACAGGCGGCGGCGGCACTCAGGATCGTAGCCCCCATGTACCACGCAGCCCCGAGCAGATCGCCGAAAGCGCCATCGCCGCCGCCAAAGCAGGCGCCGCCGTGGTCCATTGCCACGTCCGCGACCCCAAGACCGGCGCGCCCAGCCGCGATCCCAAACTCTACCGCGAGCTGACCGACCGCATCCGCGCCGCCGATACCGATGTCGTGCTCAACCTGACCGCCGGGATGGGCGGCGATATGATCTTTGGTGATCCCGAAAACCCCCTGCCGATCAATGAAGGTGCCTCCGACATGGTCGGCGCGACCGAGCGCATGGTGCATGTGGCCGAATGCCTGCCAGAGATGTGCACGCTCGATTGCGGCACGATGAACTTCGCCGAGGCCGATTACGTGATGACCAACACGCCCGGCATGCTCACGGCGATGGGCGGCATGATGACCGATCTGGGCGTGCGCGCCGAGATCGAGGCGTTTGACACGGGCCATCTTTGGTATGCCAAGCAACTTGTGAAGGATGGCGTTCTGGAAAAGGACGCTCTGGTTCAGCTCTGCATGGGCGTGCCATGGGGCGCGCCAAATGATCTCAATACTTTCATGGCGATGGTCAACAACGTGCCTGACGACTGGACATGGTCCGCGTTCTCGCTGGGCCGCGATCAGATGCCATACGTGGCCGCCGCCGTTCTGGCGGGTGGCAATGTCCGCGTGGGGCTGGAGGATAACCTCATGCTCGACCGTGGCGTTCTGGCCGAAAACCATCAGCTCGTGACCCGCTCGGTCGAGATCATAGAACGCCTCGGCGCGCGGATCATGACACCGGGCGAGGTGCGCGAGCAACTTCGCCTGACCAAACGCGCGCCACGCGGGTGA
- a CDS encoding SDR family oxidoreductase encodes MRVLITGGGSGIGLTLARRFAADGAEVALCDADPKAVAHAAEALPGAIARTCDVTDAAQMDTFLGEVEAAWGGIDVVCANAGTGGPAGLIEDLDYQAWQDCVAVNLHGAFLTCRWAARLMRAQGSGAIIITSSTSGQWGHPLRSPYCASKWALVGLTKTLAMELGPAGVRVNAICPGAVEGDRMDRVVAMEAAAAGRDEADVRAQYVSGVSMRTWVTADDLADTVLFLASPAASKISGQIIAIDGHTETNAP; translated from the coding sequence ATGCGCGTCCTGATCACCGGCGGCGGCTCGGGTATCGGGTTGACCCTTGCGCGCAGGTTTGCGGCGGATGGCGCCGAGGTGGCGCTTTGTGATGCGGACCCCAAAGCCGTCGCCCACGCCGCCGAGGCCCTGCCCGGCGCTATCGCGCGCACCTGCGATGTGACGGACGCAGCCCAGATGGATACGTTTCTCGGCGAGGTTGAAGCGGCATGGGGCGGCATCGACGTCGTGTGCGCCAACGCAGGCACCGGCGGGCCTGCGGGCTTGATCGAGGATCTGGATTATCAGGCGTGGCAGGATTGCGTTGCGGTCAACTTGCACGGTGCGTTCCTGACATGCCGTTGGGCCGCGCGGCTGATGCGGGCCCAAGGGTCGGGCGCGATCATCATCACCTCGTCCACCTCGGGCCAATGGGGCCACCCGCTCCGCTCGCCCTATTGCGCATCAAAATGGGCGCTGGTGGGTCTCACGAAAACGCTGGCGATGGAGCTTGGCCCCGCAGGCGTGCGCGTCAACGCGATCTGCCCCGGCGCGGTTGAGGGCGACCGGATGGACCGCGTGGTGGCCATGGAAGCCGCCGCCGCAGGGCGCGACGAGGCAGATGTGCGGGCGCAATATGTAAGCGGCGTGTCGATGCGCACATGGGTCACGGCGGATGATCTGGCCGACACGGTGCTTTTCCTCGCCTCACCCGCCGCCTCCAAGATATCCGGCCAGATCATCGCGATTGACGGCCACACAGAAACCAACGCGCCCTGA
- a CDS encoding carnitine 3-dehydrogenase, with protein MTRTASIIGGGVIGGGWAARFALNGWDVRVFDPDPEAERKIGEVMDNARQALPMLYDYALPAEGSITFHGSIAEAVAGATWVQESVSERLDLKHKVYGEIQAAAPAVLIGSSTSGFKPSELQDGATDPSRIMVTHPFNPVYLMPLIELVASPQTAPDAVDTAADMLTSLGLYPLRVRKEIDAHIADRFLEAVWREALWLIKDGIATTEEIDNAIRYGFGIRWGQMGLFETYRVAGGEAGMKHFIEQFGPCLTWPWTKLMDVPELTDELVDMIADQSDAQSGHLTIRELERKRDGNLIAMMRALKQQGNASGRLINEHQKTMRPRMEDATPLISQRRMIPVDWTDVNGHMNEGRYGQIFSDAAEEVMAHIGADDDYIAGGMSYFTVETTVKYLAETHAGERVEVRTTITEGQGKKLRCAHEMIRASDGELLATCDQFMLHVSLETRRTCDPAPAVRANVERLAALHAKET; from the coding sequence ATGACCAGAACAGCATCCATCATCGGCGGCGGCGTCATCGGCGGCGGCTGGGCCGCGCGGTTCGCGCTCAATGGCTGGGACGTGCGGGTGTTCGACCCCGACCCTGAGGCAGAGCGCAAGATCGGCGAGGTCATGGACAACGCACGCCAAGCCCTGCCTATGCTCTATGACTACGCGCTCCCCGCAGAGGGGAGCATCACCTTTCACGGCTCCATCGCCGAGGCGGTCGCGGGGGCGACATGGGTGCAGGAAAGCGTCTCCGAGCGGCTGGACCTCAAGCACAAAGTCTACGGCGAGATACAGGCGGCGGCTCCGGCTGTGCTGATAGGCTCGTCCACCAGCGGCTTCAAGCCGTCCGAGTTGCAAGACGGCGCGACAGACCCCTCGCGCATCATGGTCACGCACCCGTTCAACCCGGTCTACCTCATGCCCCTGATCGAGCTTGTGGCCTCGCCTCAGACAGCGCCAGACGCCGTGGACACCGCCGCCGATATGCTGACCTCCCTCGGCCTCTATCCGCTGCGCGTGCGCAAAGAAATCGACGCCCATATCGCCGACCGTTTCCTTGAGGCCGTGTGGCGCGAGGCCCTCTGGCTCATCAAGGACGGGATCGCCACGACTGAGGAAATTGACAACGCCATCCGCTATGGCTTTGGCATCCGCTGGGGCCAGATGGGCCTTTTCGAGACCTACCGCGTCGCGGGCGGTGAAGCGGGCATGAAGCATTTCATCGAGCAATTCGGGCCGTGTCTCACCTGGCCATGGACCAAGTTGATGGACGTGCCGGAGCTTACCGATGAGTTGGTGGATATGATCGCGGATCAGTCGGACGCGCAATCGGGCCACCTCACCATCCGCGAGCTGGAGCGTAAACGCGATGGCAACCTCATCGCGATGATGCGCGCGCTTAAACAACAAGGCAACGCATCAGGGCGCCTGATCAACGAGCACCAAAAAACCATGCGCCCACGTATGGAAGACGCCACACCCCTGATCAGTCAGCGCCGGATGATCCCCGTCGATTGGACCGATGTGAACGGCCATATGAACGAGGGTCGCTATGGTCAAATCTTCTCCGATGCCGCTGAGGAAGTCATGGCCCATATCGGCGCGGATGATGATTATATCGCGGGCGGGATGAGCTATTTCACCGTGGAGACAACCGTGAAATACCTCGCCGAGACCCATGCGGGCGAACGGGTTGAGGTCCGCACGACCATTACAGAAGGCCAAGGCAAAAAACTCCGCTGCGCCCATGAGATGATCCGCGCCTCAGATGGGGAGCTACTCGCAACATGCGATCAATTCATGCTGCATGTCAGCCTTGAGACCCGTCGCACCTGCGATCCCGCACCCGCCGTGCGCGCCAATGTCGAGCGCCTCGCCGCGCTGCACGCGAAGGAGACATAA
- a CDS encoding acyl-CoA dehydrogenase family protein, whose product MNFGLTDEQEMIVSTVRSFVEKEIYPHEAEVERTGEVPEAVSEAIKQKTIDLGFYACNFPEEVGGAGLNHLEFALVERELGRGSMALNHFFGRPQNILMACEGEQRERYLMPAVRGERMDALAMTEPGAGSDVRGMKCSARRDGGDWVLNGTKHFISGANHADFLIVFVATGEDDTPKGPKKRITTFLVDRGTPGFTIRDGYKSVSHRGYKNMILEFDDCRLPDAQVLGQVDGGFAVMNEWLYATRITVATMSVGRARRCFDMALNYAAEREQFGQAIGKFQGISFQIADMITEIDAADWLTLAAAWRLDQGLPANREIASAKLYASEMLARVTDATLQIYGGMGLMDDFPIERFWRDARVERIWDGTSEIQRHIISRDLLRPLGA is encoded by the coding sequence ATGAATTTCGGCCTGACCGACGAACAAGAGATGATCGTCTCCACCGTCCGCAGCTTTGTGGAAAAGGAGATCTATCCACATGAGGCAGAGGTCGAGCGCACCGGCGAAGTGCCCGAAGCGGTGTCTGAGGCGATCAAGCAAAAGACCATCGATCTGGGCTTTTACGCCTGTAACTTCCCTGAGGAAGTCGGTGGCGCAGGCCTTAACCATCTGGAATTCGCGCTGGTCGAGCGCGAGCTTGGACGCGGCTCCATGGCACTCAACCACTTCTTTGGGCGGCCCCAGAATATCCTGATGGCCTGCGAAGGGGAGCAGCGTGAGAGATACCTGATGCCCGCCGTGCGCGGCGAACGGATGGACGCGCTGGCCATGACCGAACCCGGAGCAGGATCGGACGTGCGGGGCATGAAATGCAGCGCGCGGCGCGACGGCGGGGATTGGGTTCTGAATGGCACGAAACACTTTATCTCGGGCGCAAATCACGCCGATTTCCTGATCGTCTTCGTGGCCACGGGCGAGGATGACACTCCGAAGGGGCCGAAAAAACGCATCACCACCTTCCTCGTGGATCGCGGCACGCCGGGCTTCACCATCCGCGACGGCTACAAATCCGTGAGCCACCGCGGCTACAAAAACATGATCCTCGAATTCGATGACTGCCGCCTGCCGGACGCCCAGGTGCTGGGCCAGGTCGATGGCGGCTTTGCGGTGATGAACGAGTGGCTCTACGCCACCCGCATCACCGTGGCGACGATGAGCGTGGGCCGCGCGCGGCGCTGCTTTGATATGGCGCTGAACTACGCCGCCGAGCGCGAGCAATTCGGCCAAGCTATCGGGAAATTCCAAGGCATCAGCTTCCAGATCGCCGATATGATCACCGAGATCGACGCCGCAGATTGGCTCACCCTCGCCGCCGCCTGGCGGCTGGATCAGGGTCTGCCCGCCAACCGCGAGATCGCCTCAGCAAAACTCTACGCCTCCGAAATGCTAGCGCGCGTGACCGACGCAACCTTGCAGATCTACGGCGGAATGGGCTTGATGGACGACTTCCCGATCGAGCGGTTCTGGCGCGACGCCCGCGTCGAGCGGATCTGGGACGGCACAAGCGAAATCCAGCGCCACATCATCAGTCGTGACCTTCTGCGCCCCTTGGGCGCGTAA